One window of Pseudochaenichthys georgianus chromosome 18, fPseGeo1.2, whole genome shotgun sequence genomic DNA carries:
- the mblac1 gene encoding metallo-beta-lactamase domain-containing protein 1 encodes MFKTVPLSESQTHFPGQPYSVSVLKVGYCLPQPDGTFRADGTITLITGPKTVLVDTGGPWDRDFLLTTLKEKGLEPGDIDVVVGTHGHSDHVGNLSVFPAAVMIVGYDVSDGDTYRPNQLAEGQGYAIDEQVCVVPSPGHTEQHVSVQVTGTSAGTVLVAGDLFECCTDEDSWRDLSVNTAVQEVSRQKALQTADVIIPGHGLPFRVLRN; translated from the exons ATGTTCAAAACTGTCCCCCTGTCCGAGTCTCAGACGCATTTCCCTGGGCAGCCGTACTCCGTGTCCGTCCTTAAAGTCGGCTACTGTCTCCCTCAGCCTGATGGGACGTTCAGGGCCGACGGGACTATCACCCTCATAACGGGACCCAAGACTGTTCTAGTGGACACCGGGGGTCCATGGGACCGGGACTTTCTCCTGACCACACTGAAGGAGAAGGGTCTGGAACCGGGGGACATTGACGTGGTCGTGGGGACGCACGGACACTCAGACCACGTGGGAAACCTCAGCGTTTTCCCGGCAGCAGTGATGATAGTAGGCTATGACGTCAGTGATGGAGACACGTACCGCCCCAACCAGCTAGCAGAGGGACAGGGGTACGCTATTGATGAGCAG gtGTGTGTAGTTCCCAGTCCAGGCCACACGGAGCAGCACGTCAGCGTCCAGGTGACGGGAACCTCGGCAGGCACAGTGCTGGTTGCAGGGGACTTATTTGAGTGCTGCACAGATGAGGACAGCTGGCGGGACCTGAGCGTGAACACTGCAGTGCAGGAGGTCAGTCGACAGAAGGCGCTACAGACCGCTGATGTCATCATACCAGGACACGGACTCCCTTTCAGAGTCCTCAGGAACTGA
- the mpdu1b gene encoding mannose-P-dolichol utilization defect 1b: MAEGSVLVEGLSFMDPFKGFLLTYFMPESCYDEFFLNFNLLDVPCLKIVLSKGLGIGIILGSVMVKLPQIFKLMGSKSAEGLSFQTILLELLAITGTMAYCIHNKFPFSAWGEALFLMLQTIVIGFLIQRYGGNTSRGLLFMVVYVGLLILVLSPVTPLSVVTYLQASNMPAIIIGRLIQAVANFRNGHTGQLSAISVFLLFAGSLARIFTSLQETGDTLMALTYVISSTCNGIIALQVLYYWNSSPEHKKKKKKKSE; the protein is encoded by the exons ATGGCGGAGGGAAGTGTTTTGGTTGAAGGGTTGTCCTTCATGGACCCTTTTAAAGGGTTTTTGTTGACATATTTCATGCCAGAGTCATGTTACGACGAGTTCTTTCTCAATTTCAACTTGTTGGACG TACCATGTCTGAAGATTGTACTAAGCAAAGGCCTGGGGATCGGCATCATCCTGGGATCAGTGATGG TGAAACTGCCTCAGATCTTCAAGCTGATGGGATCAAAGAGCGCTGAGGGGCTGAGCTTCCAGACCATCCTGCTGGAGCTGCTGGCCATCACAGGAACAATGGCCTACTGTATCCACAACAAGTTCCCTTTCAG TGCCTGGGGCGAGGCTCTGTTCCTCATGCTGCAGACGATCGTCATCGGCTTCCTCATTCAGCGCTATGGAGGAAACACCAGCAGAG GTCTGCTGTTTATGGTGGTGTATGTCGGGCTGCTGATTCTCGTGCTGTCCCCGGTCACCCCCCTGTCCGTGGTCACCTACCTCCAGGCCTCTAACATGCCAGCCATCATCATCGGCAGG CTGATCCAGGCTGTCGCTAACTTCCGGAATGGACACACTGGCCAGCTGTCTGCCATCTCCGTCTTCCTGCTGTTTGCCGGTTCCCTCGCCCGCATCTTCACCTCTCTACAG GAAACTGGAGACACGCTGATGGCCCTCACCTACGTCATATCCTCCACCTGTAACGGCATCATCGCCCTGCAGGTGCTCTACTACTGGAACAGCTCTCCAGaacacaagaagaagaagaaaaagaagagcgagtAG